Within the Deltaproteobacteria bacterium genome, the region CATTGACCTTGGCATAGACAAAATAGATGTCGGCGACAAGATAATCCTGAGCGGTAATATCGGCGACCACGGTATAGCAGTGCTTTCTAAAAGAGAGGGGTTTGATTTTGAGTCTTCAATAAAAAGCGACTGCGCACCGCTGAACAATATTGCGCAGGCTATACTTAAATCAGGCTGCATAAGATTCATGCGCGACCCAACGAGGGGAGGGCTGGCGGCTGTTCTAAATGAGATAGCGGAAGACGGCGGATTCAAGATTGAGATAGCCGAGGACTCTATCCCTATAGCAGATGAGATAAAAGGCATTTGCAGCATACTTGGTCTTGACCCTTTGTATATCGCCAATGAAGGAAAGCTGATTGCAGTTGTTGCGCGGGATGATGCTGATAAAGTTTTAAAGACAATGCAGGCTAACCCCCTTGGACAGAAGGCATCTATAATCGGAGAGGTTACGGGCAAAGGAGAGAAGAGCGGTGTGTATCTCAAAACCTCCTACGGCGGCACAAGGATTCTGGATATGCCTGTTGATGACCCATTGCCAAGAATATGTTAAATATGCTACCAATAGTTTGAGGATAAATTATGGCAATATTGAATTTCAAGGGAAAGACCTTTGTCCAGAACCATCATCTGGCCGTAAAATATTACGAGCTTGTCCCGAAAAAGGACAAAAGCCTTACTGACAAAATAAGCCTTAACGATAATCTTATAATCCACGGCGACAACCTCAAGGCTTTAAAAGCCCTCCTTCCTACCTATGCAGGCAAAGTGAAATGTATCTATATTGACCCGCCATACAATACAGGCAATGAAAGATGGGTTTATAACGACAATGTCAACAGCCCGATGATGCAGGAGTGGCTTGGCAAGGTGGTTGACAGGGAGGACATGACCCGCCACGACAAATGGCTCTGCTTGATGATGCCGAGGCTGAAGTTGCTGAGGGAACTATTGAGGGAGGATGGGGTTATCTTTGTGAGTATTGATGACAATGAGGTTCATCATTTGAGGATGTTGATGGATGAGGTGTTTGGGGAAGATAAATTCTATGCAATGTTGACGTGGATTAACAGAACTAAGCCCACGAATATGGGAGAGGCACGATTTAATATACAACAAAACACAGAGTCTATTTTGGTTTATGGGAGAATGTCAATGACAGAATATCCGAGATTTAATCTATTTAAGACAGAAGAGAAAATATATTCGTCCAAAGATAAAGATGGCCATTATAGGACTGAAGAAATTGTACAGAGGAGGAATATAGGAACTCTTAGAAGAGATACAATGCTATACCCTCTTTTAGATATTACTCCAAAGAAGGGTTACCGATGGCAATTAAGCCTTAAAAAATATGAAGAACTTATGTCCAAAAAAAGGTTATTATTGATTAAAGGTAGGCCGTTCCAAAAGATATATGATTTTGAAGAAGAAAGATTTGCTTATGACCCGTTTTGGTCACATTTAGAAGAAGTTGGCACGGCTGAAGATGGAAAGCAGGAATTAAATGATATTTTTGGCATAGGACATGAATTCGAAACTGTGAAACCATTAGATTTAATAAAACGGATCATTTTTCATTCCACCTCATCTAACCAGGATGATATTATCCTTGACTCTTTCGCCGGTTCCGGCACAACTGCCCACGCAGTTTTGGACTTAAACAAAGAGGACGGAGGCAATCGTAAATTTATCCTCGTTGAGTGCGAGGACTACGCGGATAAAATTACCGCAGAGAGGGTAAGAAGGGTTATAAAGGGCGTCAAGACGGCAAAGGACGAGAAACTCAAAAACGGACTTGGCGGCACATTCAGCTTTTTCGAGCTTGGCGACCCGATTGAGATGGAGAGTATTCTGGAAGGTAAGAAACTCCCATCCTATATTGACCTTGCAAGGTATGTCTTTTATACGGCAACAGGAGAGGAATTTGACCCTAAAAAGGTGAATGAGAAAAGGAACTTTATCGGCGGATCAAAGGAATATGAAGTATATTTGTTCTATAAACCTGATATAGAATATCTCAAGTCAACTGCCCTCACACTGGATGCTGCAAAGAGTTTAGGCGAATACAAGGGCAAGAAACGGCTTGTCTTCGCCCCAAGCAAGTATCTTGATACAGAGTATCTCTTGGAGTATAGAATTGATTACTGTCAGTTGCCTTTTGAGATTTATAAGTTGAAGGGGTAAAAAGATGAGCATACTATTAAACGATAACGATATTTTGGAACTTATTCAGGAAAGGAAGATTTTGCCAGAAGGATATACCACAGTATTCCAGATGAGAGAGAAAAAAGGACATAAGGAACAGGAAGTAACGATAAAAAGAAATGACGACAGCCTATTTAAACTCATATTACGCCAGAATATAACAAATGTCTTGGATTTTTCTGTTATATTAGGCTATATGCCTTCAAAATCGAATGTTTTGTTTAGATTGACAAGATACAACGGAAGACATACCCATACTAATAAAATAGAAGGTGGTTCATTTTATGACTTCCATATTCATTTAGCCACGCAACGATATCAAGAGAAAGGATATGATGAGGATGCCTATGCTCAAGCCTCGAGCGCATATTCGGATATCCGTGGCGCTATGGAATGTTTAATAAAGGATTGCAATATAATTTTACCAGAAGATAGACAACCAAGGTTATTTTAAGGAGATTATTTCATGAATATTTTGGCTATTGAAGAAGATTTTAGAAAGAAAGTCTGCGACAAAATACAGATTGTTGGGGAAGGCAAAGAACGGTTTAGAATATTTACGCCGTTTATGTTTGATGATGGAGACCATCTGTCAATAGTAATGAAAATGTCGCCAATGGGCTGGATTATTTCTGACGAGGGTCATACCTATATGCACTTAAGCTATTATCTTGACGTTAAGGATTTGGAAAAAGGAACGAGGCAAAAGGTTATTAATGCTGCTTTGTCAATGTTTTGTATCAAGGACGAACAAGGCGAGTTAATGGTGCGGGTCGAAGATGGGGATTACGGTGACGCACTTTTTAGTTTTATCCAAGGTGTTTTAAAGATTACAGACGTTAATTATCTTACCCGTGAAAGGGTGAGGTCTACTTTTTATGAAGATTTTAAGGCTTTTATTTCCGAAAAAGTACCTGAAGAAAGAATGGTATTCAATTACAATGACAGCCAGCATGACCCCGAGGCGAAATATATAGTTGATTGCAAGGTGAATGGCATGAAAAGGCCGCTTTTTGTCTTTCCTATTCCTAACGATGATAAATGCAGGGACGCAACTATTAATTGTCTCCAATTTGAAAAATGGGGTATCCCATTCCGTTCAATGGCCATTTATGAAGACCAAGAAACTATAAACAGGAAAGTTTTGGCAAGATTCAGCGATGTCTGCGAAAAGCAGTTTTCAAGTCTTAACTTGAATAAAGACCGCATTGAAAAATATTTAAGCGAAGTAATAAGTGAATAAATGGAACTCAAAGACTACCAGAAAAAAACCCTTGAACAGGTTAAGCACTATCTTGGCGCCTTATCTGCGTTCAAGGCTAAAAACGATAAGGCCGTTGAGATAGACCCTGACCTTGCCATAGACTTTCCCCTTAAGGCATGGGAAAAAGTCTCCGATAAAGCGTATCATTCAAAAAAAAATGGCCTCGGCGAACACCTTCCGAATTTCTATCTTAAAATCCCCACAGGCGGGGGTAAAACTATCCTTGCCTGCCACACAATAGATTTAATCAACAGGACTTACCTCAAAAAGCAGACCGGCATTGTCCTCTGGATTGTCCCCACAACGCAGATCTACAGGCAGACCCTTGCCAGTTTAAGAAACAGGGAACATCCTTACCGTCAGGTTCTGGATATCGCAAGCGGAGGAAGGACTGTGGTACTTGAGAAGATGGACAGATTTACTCCGCTTGATATTTCCGAAAATCTTGCTGTGATGATGCTGATGCTCCAGTCCTCAAGCAGGCAGAATAAAGAAACGCTTAAGGTTTTCAAGGACAGCGGCAACTTTGCGGAATTTTTCCCGCAGGAAGACAGGATTAAAGACCATGTGGAAATATTGCAAAAATTCCCTAACCTCGATTATTTCGGAGATGAGCAAAATCTTTACGGAAAAATTGCCAAAACTTCTTTGGGCAATACCTTAAGGATTTTAAGGCCCACAATCATCATTGACGAAGGGCATAAGACATACAGCGAAATAGCACAGCAGACTATCAGAGGATTTAATCCTTCTATCATTTTGGAACTTTCGGCAACTCCTCCTGGAAACGGGAATATCCTCGTCAACATAAGCGGGCAGGAGCTCAACCGCCAAGATATGATTAAGCTTGATTTGCATATAACGAACAAGGCAAGCCTTGAGTGGGAAGACACGATGAGGGCGGCCTTTGATAAAAGGCTCTTTTTGGAGAGAACAGCCAGAGAGTATGAGGCAAACACAGGAGAGCATATAAGGCCAATCTGCCTGATACAGGCAGAGCGGACCGGCAAGGAACAGAGAGGAACAAAATACATACATGCAGAAGATGTAAAAGAATATCTGATTAAACAGTGCGGCATTTCCGTGGAAGAGATAGCAATAAAAAGCAGTGAAAAAGATGATATTGAAGGCATAGACCTTTTAAGCAAGGACTGTAAGATTCGCTATATCATCACTAAACATGCCTTGCAGGAAGGCTGGGACTGCGCCTTTGCCTATATACTTACGATTTTAACCAACCCAAGCTCACAGGTAAGCATTACCCAACTTGTGGGAAGAATATTAAGACAGCCAAAGGCAAGAAAGACAAAGGTTAAAGAGCTTGATGAGAGCTATGTTTTCTGTTTCAGGCAGAGGGCGAGAGATATATTAAAGGATATCAGAAAAGGTTTTGAGGCCGACGGTCTTGGCGATCTGGCTGCAAGGGTGACGATGGATGAAGGGGACGCCGCAAACGTTGACGCCACGAAAGAAAAGCTTATCGGATATAAAGATAAATTTAAAAAGTATGAGGGAAAGATTTATCTCCCCAAGTTTGTTGTGCAGGAAAATAGCGGCTGGAGAGACGTCAACCATGAAATGGATATCCTGAGCCGGGTTGATTGGAGCAAGGTCAATCTTAAGCCTTTGACAGAGATTCCCCTTGCAGAAAAGAGGATTGATGAACTGGAGGTTGTTGTAGGACTTAGCGAAGACGAAAAGGAACTGATTAAGGAAAAGGGGGCCGTTTATAAAAAGGGCGGGCTGGAACTGGATTATACATTTATAGCCCGGCAGATTCTCGATATAGTCCCGAACCCGTGGATAGCCTATGAGATTGGGAAAAAGATAATCAAACCGCTTTTGTCAAAATACGATGAAAAAATTGTAGAAAGCAACCTCGTCTTTATTATTGAAGAATTAAGAAAACACCTTGAAAAAGAAAGAGACAGGCAGTCTGAAGATGTTTTTAGGGAATTGGTAGAAAAGAAGGTTTTATATTTCTTTCTTATAGCGGAAAAAGGCGGTTTTAGGCTGCCAAGCCGCATGAGGGTTAAAAATAATTCAAGGCCTCTTTCGTCATTTTTGCAGAGGAGCCTTTTTGAGTTTGTGCCTGAAGAAGGCTTTAACGAGATGGAAAAATCCATTGCCCTTTACCTCGATGGACAGGAAAAACTCCTTTGGTGGTACAGAAATCTTTCAAGGCAGGATTACTATGTGCAGGGCTGGGGGAAGCATAGAATCTACCCC harbors:
- a CDS encoding DEAD/DEAH box helicase family protein; translation: MELKDYQKKTLEQVKHYLGALSAFKAKNDKAVEIDPDLAIDFPLKAWEKVSDKAYHSKKNGLGEHLPNFYLKIPTGGGKTILACHTIDLINRTYLKKQTGIVLWIVPTTQIYRQTLASLRNREHPYRQVLDIASGGRTVVLEKMDRFTPLDISENLAVMMLMLQSSSRQNKETLKVFKDSGNFAEFFPQEDRIKDHVEILQKFPNLDYFGDEQNLYGKIAKTSLGNTLRILRPTIIIDEGHKTYSEIAQQTIRGFNPSIILELSATPPGNGNILVNISGQELNRQDMIKLDLHITNKASLEWEDTMRAAFDKRLFLERTAREYEANTGEHIRPICLIQAERTGKEQRGTKYIHAEDVKEYLIKQCGISVEEIAIKSSEKDDIEGIDLLSKDCKIRYIITKHALQEGWDCAFAYILTILTNPSSQVSITQLVGRILRQPKARKTKVKELDESYVFCFRQRARDILKDIRKGFEADGLGDLAARVTMDEGDAANVDATKEKLIGYKDKFKKYEGKIYLPKFVVQENSGWRDVNHEMDILSRVDWSKVNLKPLTEIPLAEKRIDELEVVVGLSEDEKELIKEKGAVYKKGGLELDYTFIARQILDIVPNPWIAYEIGKKIIKPLLSKYDEKIVESNLVFIIEELRKHLEKERDRQSEDVFRELVEKKVLYFFLIAEKGGFRLPSRMRVKNNSRPLSSFLQRSLFEFVPEEGFNEMEKSIALYLDGQEKLLWWYRNLSRQDYYVQGWGKHRIYPDFILADNDEKKKDYSKVFVVETKGVHLKNEDTDYKKDVFEFCNKLGRQKDWKELNFEFADRKFEFQVVFGNEWEKRVNEMLNYV
- the hypE gene encoding hydrogenase expression/formation protein HypE produces the protein MAHGGGGRLARDLIKNLFLRHLDNPKLAPLGDSAVFEINGSRLALTTDSYVVKPVFFPGGDIGKLAVCGTVNDLAVAGARPLYLSCAVIIEEGFSLKDLEAITLSIKDAARKAGVEVVTGDTKVIEKSQGNNIYINTTGLGIVENSIDLGIDKIDVGDKIILSGNIGDHGIAVLSKREGFDFESSIKSDCAPLNNIAQAILKSGCIRFMRDPTRGGLAAVLNEIAEDGGFKIEIAEDSIPIADEIKGICSILGLDPLYIANEGKLIAVVARDDADKVLKTMQANPLGQKASIIGEVTGKGEKSGVYLKTSYGGTRILDMPVDDPLPRIC
- a CDS encoding site-specific DNA-methyltransferase, which gives rise to MAILNFKGKTFVQNHHLAVKYYELVPKKDKSLTDKISLNDNLIIHGDNLKALKALLPTYAGKVKCIYIDPPYNTGNERWVYNDNVNSPMMQEWLGKVVDREDMTRHDKWLCLMMPRLKLLRELLREDGVIFVSIDDNEVHHLRMLMDEVFGEDKFYAMLTWINRTKPTNMGEARFNIQQNTESILVYGRMSMTEYPRFNLFKTEEKIYSSKDKDGHYRTEEIVQRRNIGTLRRDTMLYPLLDITPKKGYRWQLSLKKYEELMSKKRLLLIKGRPFQKIYDFEEERFAYDPFWSHLEEVGTAEDGKQELNDIFGIGHEFETVKPLDLIKRIIFHSTSSNQDDIILDSFAGSGTTAHAVLDLNKEDGGNRKFILVECEDYADKITAERVRRVIKGVKTAKDEKLKNGLGGTFSFFELGDPIEMESILEGKKLPSYIDLARYVFYTATGEEFDPKKVNEKRNFIGGSKEYEVYLFYKPDIEYLKSTALTLDAAKSLGEYKGKKRLVFAPSKYLDTEYLLEYRIDYCQLPFEIYKLKG
- a CDS encoding DUF1828 domain-containing protein yields the protein MNILAIEEDFRKKVCDKIQIVGEGKERFRIFTPFMFDDGDHLSIVMKMSPMGWIISDEGHTYMHLSYYLDVKDLEKGTRQKVINAALSMFCIKDEQGELMVRVEDGDYGDALFSFIQGVLKITDVNYLTRERVRSTFYEDFKAFISEKVPEERMVFNYNDSQHDPEAKYIVDCKVNGMKRPLFVFPIPNDDKCRDATINCLQFEKWGIPFRSMAIYEDQETINRKVLARFSDVCEKQFSSLNLNKDRIEKYLSEVISE